One Neomonachus schauinslandi chromosome 9, ASM220157v2, whole genome shotgun sequence DNA segment encodes these proteins:
- the PSME2 gene encoding proteasome activator complex subunit 2 isoform X2: protein MAKPSGVRLSGEARKQVDVFRQNLFQEAEEFLYSFLPQKIIHLNQLLQEDSLNVADLTSLRAPLDIPIPDPPPKDDEMETDKQEKKEVPKCGFLPGNEKVLVLLALVKPEVWTLKEKCILVITWIQHLIPKIEDGNDFGVAIQEKVLERASKETHVMDYRALVHERDEAAYGELRAMVLDLRAFYAELYHIISSNLEKIINPKGEEKPSMY from the exons ATGGCCAAGCCTAGTGGGGTGCGCCTGAGCGGGGAAGCCCGCAAACAG GTGGATGTCTTCAGGCAAAATCTTTTCCAGGAG GCAGAGGAGTTCCTCTACAGTTTCTTGCCACAGAAAATCATACACCTGAATCAACTCTTGCAA GAGGACTCCCTCAATGTTGCTGACCTGACCTCTCTCCGGGCCCCACTGGACATCCCCATCCCAGACCCCCCACCCAAGGATGATGAG ATGGAAACAGAtaagcaggaaaagaaagaag TTCCCAAGTGTGGCTTTCTCCCTGGAAATGAGAAGGTTCTTGTCCTCCTTGCCCTGGTTAAGCCAGAAGTCTGGACTCtcaaagaaaaatgcattctG GTGATCACATGGATCCAGCACCTGATCCCCAAGATTGAGGATGGAAATGACTTTGGGGTGGCAATCCAG gaGAAGGTGCTGGAGAGG GCCTCTAAGGAGACTCATGTA ATGGATTATCGGGCCCTGGTGCATGAGCGAGATGAGGCAGCCTATGGGGAGCTCAGGGCCATGGTGCTGGACCTGAGGGCCTTCTAT GCTGAGCTTTATCATATCATCAGCAGCAACCTAGAGAAAATCATCAACCCAAAGGGTGAAGAGAAGCCGTCTATGTACTAG
- the PSME2 gene encoding proteasome activator complex subunit 2 isoform X1, translating to MAKPSGVRLSGEARKQVDVFRQNLFQEAEEFLYSFLPQKIIHLNQLLQEDSLNVADLTSLRAPLDIPIPDPPPKDDEMETDKQEKKEVPKCGFLPGNEKVLVLLALVKPEVWTLKEKCILVITWIQHLIPKIEDGNDFGVAIQEKVLERVNAVKTKVEAFQTTISKYFSERGDAVAKASKETHVMDYRALVHERDEAAYGELRAMVLDLRAFYAELYHIISSNLEKIINPKGEEKPSMY from the exons ATGGCCAAGCCTAGTGGGGTGCGCCTGAGCGGGGAAGCCCGCAAACAG GTGGATGTCTTCAGGCAAAATCTTTTCCAGGAG GCAGAGGAGTTCCTCTACAGTTTCTTGCCACAGAAAATCATACACCTGAATCAACTCTTGCAA GAGGACTCCCTCAATGTTGCTGACCTGACCTCTCTCCGGGCCCCACTGGACATCCCCATCCCAGACCCCCCACCCAAGGATGATGAG ATGGAAACAGAtaagcaggaaaagaaagaag TTCCCAAGTGTGGCTTTCTCCCTGGAAATGAGAAGGTTCTTGTCCTCCTTGCCCTGGTTAAGCCAGAAGTCTGGACTCtcaaagaaaaatgcattctG GTGATCACATGGATCCAGCACCTGATCCCCAAGATTGAGGATGGAAATGACTTTGGGGTGGCAATCCAG gaGAAGGTGCTGGAGAGGGTAAATGCAGTCAAGACAAAAGTAGAAGCCTTCCAGACAACCATTTCCAA GTACTTCTCAGAACGCGGGGATGCTGTGGCCAAGGCCTCTAAGGAGACTCATGTA ATGGATTATCGGGCCCTGGTGCATGAGCGAGATGAGGCAGCCTATGGGGAGCTCAGGGCCATGGTGCTGGACCTGAGGGCCTTCTAT GCTGAGCTTTATCATATCATCAGCAGCAACCTAGAGAAAATCATCAACCCAAAGGGTGAAGAGAAGCCGTCTATGTACTAG